In Lathyrus oleraceus cultivar Zhongwan6 chromosome 2, CAAS_Psat_ZW6_1.0, whole genome shotgun sequence, the DNA window CCTTAAGTTGAACTTCACTATTAACAAACTAATAGAAAAGCTGAATTGATCACCCTGCAAATTTTATTCAACATACCACACATGGAATCGCCATCAAACTAACACCTATAAAAGAATAATAACGGAATTTAGTTGACAGCTAACAAATAGAATCAAGAGAGTGGAAATTAACAGCATAATAATTTAAATTagaattttcatttcattttgaaTTCCAATCCTAACAGCTTTTACAAATAACTACTAACCAACTTCTAACTTCAAGAGAACTTCATTTCATTTCCATCTGAATTTCTAACCAACTTCTAACTTCAAGAGAACTTCATTTCATTTCTATCTGAATTTCTAACCAACCGCTCATTTCATATGAATTTTGTTTCAATTTCAAGCGCATTTCTAACTAACTAAATTTACAACTGAATTTCAGTTGAATTTCATGTAAATTTCTAACAGCTTTTTGAGCCTATAAATTCACTCACGGTTCCAGAAATTAGGGGGAGGATTGGTGAAGCTTAATTCTACATCTGTTTCCTTCTTCTGCGTTCTGCACTGTTTCTTCTTTTTCATTCGGCATTtgttcttcttcttcattttgcATCCATAAAAGCTTCACTCTGCAAGCTTCTCCATTCTGCGGTCGCAATTGGAATCCACCTTCTGCAATGTAGTGCTTGATCCGCCTCAATCTCTGCACGATTTACAGAAGCACCATAATCACTCGCGGAGGTTTTTACACAGTTCACAAATCGTAAATTCACACTCTGCCACTCATAGCCACGCAAACTCAGAAGCATAAGAGTAGCAGAACAGAAGAAGGCATTGAAGAAGAAGAGAATTCGAGGAGGAAGAAGAGAAGCAATAGTGCATACCTGGTCGAGATTGAAGATTTGAATGCGGTGAGTTTCGATGCTCCTTctatttttcttcttcttttgatCGTGCGCAAATGACACCAGAGTAATCTTCAAAGCTTTGAGCCGATAGAGGAGCGACGTGAATCTTCGTACCGTCGAATCCCGGAAACTCCAGATTTTTGAACGCAAAGCCGAGAGAACGCGCGCACTGTTATTTGGATTTGAGTTCCCTTCTTGATTTGAACCGAAGAGGCGCAAACTCCATTGATGATGATGAGAAGGAGCGATGTCGCGCGTTGTCGTGAGCTGCTCGAATAAGCACTTTTCCTTTCGCTTTTTCCGCTTTTCCGCGTCGACATGTGCAAAACGTGAACAAAACTCAGTTCCTCATGTGGACCCGTTTTCGGTGAGCTTGGGACCGGTTTG includes these proteins:
- the LOC127123454 gene encoding uncharacterized protein LOC127123454 yields the protein MTLKVENLWSSQGLTPHKFCSRFAHVDAEKRKKRKEKCLFEQLTTTRDIAPSHHHQWSLRLFGSNQEGNSNPNNSARVLSALRSKIWSFRDSTVRRFTSLLYRLKALKITLVSFAHDQKKKKNRRSIETHRIQIFNLDQRLRRIKHYIAEGGFQLRPQNGEACRVKLLWMQNEEEEQMPNEKEETVQNAEEGNRCRIKLHQSSP